One Engystomops pustulosus chromosome 7, aEngPut4.maternal, whole genome shotgun sequence DNA window includes the following coding sequences:
- the LGALS12 gene encoding galectin-12 isoform X7, producing the protein MILIQGNVGNNAVRFQIDFQCGCSTRPRSDIAFHFNPRFSSSNTHVICNTLRKDQWMDELKFSGFPLRKGESFVLLFLFLTDKVKVSVGGQHFLDFPYRLPLRDVDTLGIYGDVDVKEISFLSSNPFHEALTEYPTCQPLKPGNSELQNPPLSKLFPVGLSEGRVILARGLVTDNPAEIILSLKSKDMTPFQLTASFKDESLYYNYSTGQTWGDPQKIKTPFFVFHAERYFEILVLPESGTFRLAINGTPLGDFSPPTLDLKSIDELQINGSALLYSVHC; encoded by the exons GTTCCAGATTGACTTCCAGTGCGGTTGCAGCACTCGTCCTCGCTCAGACATCGCCTTTCATTTCAACCCACGTTTTTCTTCCTCGAATACACACGTCATCTGTAATACCCTGCGCAAGGACCAGTGGATGGATGAGCTAAAGTTCTCCGGTTTCCCACTACGAAAGGGAGAGTCCTTTGTGCTCCTTTTCCTATTTCTTACTGATAAAGTTAAG GTCAGCGTAGGTGGACAGCATTTCCTGGATTTCCCTTATCGTCTTCCTCTCCGTGATGTGGACACATTAGGGATTTACGGTGATGTCGATGTTAAGGAGATCTCTTTTCTGAGCAGCAAT CCCTTTCATGAAGCATTGACTGAATACCCAACTTGTCAG CCTTTGAAACCGGGAAATTCAGAATTG CAGAATCCTCCTCTGTCCAAGTTATTTCCCGTGGGCTTGTCAGAAGGACGCGTGATCCTGGCTCGGGGTCTGGTGACTGATAACCCAGCAGA GATAATCCTCTCATTGAAATCTAAAGACATGACTCCTTTTCAACTGACTGCAAGCTTCAAGGACGAGTCTCTATATTACAACTACTCCACGGGACAGACATGGGGAGACCCACAAAAAATCAAGACCCCTTTCTTTGTGTTTCACGCAGAGAGATATTTTGAG ATCCTAGTTCTTCCTGAATCGGGCACCTTCAGGCTTGCCATCAATGGGACTCCGCTTGGTGACTTCTCTCCTCCTACACTAGATCTGAAATCTATCGATGAGCTGCAGATAAATGGGAGCGCCCTGTTATATTCCGTACATTGCTGA
- the LGALS12 gene encoding galectin-12 isoform X4, with product MILIQGNVGNNAVSYSIEYNDGQVGTTLGHIYATDLECPTRIRSCRDSLRSCVQFPACVTSPAEVRRSSPSSSWCMFQIDFQCGCSTRPRSDIAFHFNPRFSSSNTHVICNTLRKDQWMDELKFSGFPLRKGESFVLLFLFLTDKVKVSVGGQHFLDFPYRLPLRDVDTLGIYGDVDVKEISFLSSNPFHEALTEYPTCQPLKPGNSELQNPPLSKLFPVGLSEGRVILARGLVTDNPAEIILSLKSKDMTPFQLTASFKDESLYYNYSTGQTWGDPQKIKTPFFVFHAERYFEILVLPESGTFRLAINGTPLGDFSPPTLDLKSIDELQINGSALLYSVHC from the exons CTACAGCATTGAATATAATGATGGTCAGGTTGGcacaacactggggcacatttacgccaCCGATCTGGAAtgcccgacgaggattcggagctgccgcgattcacttagatcgtgcgtccaatttcctgcatgtgtcacttcccccgctgaggtccgccggagttcaccatcttcttcctggtgcat GTTCCAGATTGACTTCCAGTGCGGTTGCAGCACTCGTCCTCGCTCAGACATCGCCTTTCATTTCAACCCACGTTTTTCTTCCTCGAATACACACGTCATCTGTAATACCCTGCGCAAGGACCAGTGGATGGATGAGCTAAAGTTCTCCGGTTTCCCACTACGAAAGGGAGAGTCCTTTGTGCTCCTTTTCCTATTTCTTACTGATAAAGTTAAG GTCAGCGTAGGTGGACAGCATTTCCTGGATTTCCCTTATCGTCTTCCTCTCCGTGATGTGGACACATTAGGGATTTACGGTGATGTCGATGTTAAGGAGATCTCTTTTCTGAGCAGCAAT CCCTTTCATGAAGCATTGACTGAATACCCAACTTGTCAG CCTTTGAAACCGGGAAATTCAGAATTG CAGAATCCTCCTCTGTCCAAGTTATTTCCCGTGGGCTTGTCAGAAGGACGCGTGATCCTGGCTCGGGGTCTGGTGACTGATAACCCAGCAGA GATAATCCTCTCATTGAAATCTAAAGACATGACTCCTTTTCAACTGACTGCAAGCTTCAAGGACGAGTCTCTATATTACAACTACTCCACGGGACAGACATGGGGAGACCCACAAAAAATCAAGACCCCTTTCTTTGTGTTTCACGCAGAGAGATATTTTGAG ATCCTAGTTCTTCCTGAATCGGGCACCTTCAGGCTTGCCATCAATGGGACTCCGCTTGGTGACTTCTCTCCTCCTACACTAGATCTGAAATCTATCGATGAGCTGCAGATAAATGGGAGCGCCCTGTTATATTCCGTACATTGCTGA